CAAGTGGTAGGGCATATTGGGAAATAACTCACAAGCAGAAGCTATCATATTATAGAAATAATGTAATATTGGCATTCAAATATGGGCTGTAAATTAAAGCACGTCAACTGGTCTGCAGGAGCATATGCCTGCCAAAAAAGCAAATGTAGTACTTATGGCCCTGTCAATTAACCAACTGGTAgtgatttttattgttatttagttatttaaattGTAAGTTTAAAGATACTGCGAATgctttaatatttttcttctatcaAGTGAACTACCAAATGTCACCAGATTGTAGCAGGATATAAATGAATCCATTGCTTCTAGAACTGCTGAAAATTGAACGTGGTTTTTCTCCTGCCTGTTTTGctgcattctttctttcattgacatagcttagattctttctttcttttctttaggaACACTTGCTGATTCTATATCTTGAAAGCCACTGATGTGAATTCATTGGTGTCACCATGACTGAAGCCTTCCTTTCGGTTGTCCTGAATTTGACTGAAACCCATGCACTGGCTAACAATGTGACCAGCAACGCCACTAACAAGTGTTCCTTGACCAAAACCGGATTTCAGTTCTATTACTTGCCAGCTGTCTACATCGTAGTCTTCATCACTGGATTCCTAGGCAACAGCGTGGCCATCTGGATGTTTGTCTTCCACATGAAGCCATGGAGTGGCATCTCAGTTTACATGTTCAACTTGGCCCTGGCAGACTTCTTGTACGTCCTGACGCTCCCCGCCCTAATATTCTACTACTTCAATCAAACTGACTGGATCTTTGGAGACTTCATGTGCAAGCTTCAGAGATTTATCTTTCATGTCAATCTATATGGGAGCATCTTATTCCTCACGTGCATCAGTGTGCACAGATACTCTGGTGTGGTGCATCCTTTGAAATCGTTAGGGAGACTGAAAAAAAAGAATGCTGTTTACATCAGCACCCTGGTTTGGTTTATTGTGGTGGTGGCAATCTCTCCCATCTTCTTTTTCTCTGGGACTGGAGTAAGGAAAGTCAAAACCATGGCGTGCTATGACACAACAGCAGACAATTTCCTGCGTAGCTACTTTATTTACAGCATGTGCACCACTATTTTCTTGTTTTGCATCCCATTCATTTTGATCCTTGGTTGCTATGGATTAATCGTGAAAGCACTGATTTACAAAGATTTAGACAATTCCCCGCTTAGGAGGAAATCAATTTACTTGGTTATTATAGTGTTGACAGTATTTGCTGTGTCTTATCTTCCTTTCCATGTGATGAAAAACTTGAATCTACGCGCCCGGCTGGATTTTCAGACTCCGGAAATGTGTGCGTTTAACAACAGGGTTTATGCTACCTACCAAGTAACTCGAGGGCTAGCAAGTCTCAACAGCTGCGTGGAtcctattttgtattttttggctGGAGACACTTTTCGGAGAAAGCTCTCAAGGGCAACTCGGAAAGCCTCAAGACGGAGTGAGCTCAATGTGCAATCCAAAAGTGAGGATATGACTCTGAGTATTTTATCTGAGTGCAAACAAAATGGAGACACAAGCTTATGAATGGTTCCTTgtaccttcctttcccttcccttccttgcttttttcttctttgcaaaCACTCTCTATCCTTTGCCATCCTAACTTTTAATTCTTAGAATACTGATTTTGTACATTAAAAAGCCCAAGTCATAACCAGTGAAGAACATATGTGcatatgtttgttttgtttgtgtgtgtgttaaaccATCTTCTAAATGGTTTAGAAAGTCTAAAAGACTTTGAGGAAACTAAGTGAAATTTAAatacttttaaagaaaaaaaatgagaaatattAATTTAATGGATATCATGGtggcatgtacaatttaaagaGAGAAGGGATTAGGAGTCTCCTTCCTATATACAACCACATCCTTGACTTTAAAAACCTGAAAaatcaaaaagtttgtaagatccAACTCTACTCTTCTGTCTCCAAATTGCTTCCTTGTTCATTGCTGTGGTCATAGGAAGGGAAGGATGATCTATGAATGCCAGCCCCATTATGGGCTAATGCAAAATCCTCACGAATATTATAGCTCATTACATTCatttaaaagaacaaaacaaaagtcCTTCCAGGAATGCCAAGTAGTTGGCCTAACTTTGGTTAATCAATAAGAAATAAGCCTCttcttacttctttattttattatagttGATTTTGGTTTCATAATTAACTCAATGCATATTAGCCagtttgaatttattatttttatattgatttAGGGTACTTTCCCAGTGTGCTTGTAAGTTCCCTTGTTGTAGCAATTTTGGATAGAGAATTAAATTTCTGTGCACTTTATCATTTTGGATTCTTACTGAGAGTCCATTATCGTTTATTTTGTGATTTGTTCTAGCTGACCTATCAAAGCAGTTAATGTTCCCTCCCAAGTCTGGATCAATATAGAAAGTAGAACTTTGCAGCACTTTGGATTTGATTCCAAGAAGGTATTTCAAAACAACTGTCCCACAAATGAGCTGAGTACTTTTAAGACTTGAAAATTGGGACTATGGTTGGGTTATGGAACTAAACCTGAATCATCGCATAGTCCTATCAAATAGTCATTCCCAATCTGGTGTCCTTAGGCAGCTACTTCAGGAATGGTTACCTAATACATTTGGAAGCCTCCAGAATAGCACAGGTTGATGTGAATGTAAATAGTATATCATATAGGATAAAAGAGCATATCATTCCCTTACCCACTATCGCATACAGGATTCAGGATTTAGCATATGCTGGAAAATGTGAGTTAACAGTTCTGCCTGTATAGAATCAAATCTAAATTCTTTGCTTTTGGATGATAATACCGATAATGCTTATATGGTTAGGAGGGGGGACAATCCAATTGAGTTCTTGATATTTCTTTCTCGCATGCCTGGATATTTATTTGCTGGTGGAAATGTTCATGTGAATATAAATCCTGTTAGCAACACAAAAATTGGACATAACTACTTTTCTGTTGTTTAGCCCACTGTGTGTTATTTTCAGAAGATACATCCTCAAAGCCTTTAAAAAATCTCTCACCGTAGCAAATATAGCATATCTCCTCCACTTAAGAGATGCAATTCCTATTCGGCAATTTAGATCATTGCCTAATTTTGGAGTTGTTTTCAGTTTTTCACTGTGTAAAATAATGAAGCTTATCTAACAGATTATATTTTTGATTGCATAAAGACAggcatttgatttatttttaggtTTAATTTGCTTGTGTTAATCTAAAGCACTTTGCATGACAACAGCTGTTTTTCAGGCAAATTGTTTACTTCTCTAATATCTGctttaggttttttttcccccctcccagaACAAGCAAAAAATGCCATTGCTTTTGATTACTGGAAAAAAACATGCACATCATTTAAATTTATACAAGGTTTCACACTGATTTAAGAAAGACCTGTGCCCATCTGAGGAATTTAGGAATTCATGCAGTCAGAGGGAGGAAAGGTTTGTTTACTTGAAAATGGGAAAACCAGTTAAGGTAGGCTGCCTATATGGCTCTGCCCCATCTGATTTAGATCTATAAAATAGGGTTTTCAGGTTTTCCAACCAATAGGGCAACAAGGGCAGGTAGCAGGCCAGCTGAGAAATCCTGATAATTGGTGTTGGGATACATAAATCTTTGTTGCTAAGATTGAAAACACTGGGTTAAATGCTTGAATAGAGCTCTCCCATATGTGAACGTGTTTGAATTAGTTCTTAATCAGCCCTTCATTGCCAACTTATCTTTTAAACTCTTAAGGACATGCTTGAGTATGTTTGTGTTTGATTTTTCACCATTAAACAGCATGGATTTTAAAATAGATAGGACGTTAATCTCTATATGAGTTGTCAACATCTAACGCACACTTCGAATGAGCCATTTTAGCAATAGTATCTAATTACTGGAAATCATTATTGTGGGAGTTCCACAGACTATCTTTTTCATTAGTTTCAAGTTGATAGGTGAAGTTCTTTGTGTTTACATAGATATTTTATGTAACCTTTCTGTCTACATAGTTTCCAACCCATATATCTCTGCAGTTTGTTTTCATTCTATTATGTTGGCTGCTGCTTTTTAACTTGTTCATATTTTCAGTCTGCTTGTTGTTTCCTTACATTTTTGCAATGTGTTCAATTTAGATTTATAAAACTGGGATACCAGACTTGGACTGCAAAGCTCTGGATATGCATGAGATAACAAGAAATAGACCCATAAAATCCTTTATTTGCTACAATCTAATAGTTGTCCAGATCTTTGTGGTTATAAATAcagaatttaattattttttatcatgTTCAAGAAAACATTCATTCATACGAAGGTACGATGTATATATATCAGACAGGCCAAAGTATAATTGTggaaaagaagaatataaagCAAAATCCATCTAAATTAGGTCAAGAGAAACAAATAATGTTGCATTTACATTTAACAAGCACATCCTTAAAATGGAAACTTGAAAAACAAACAATTTTAACCagttatatttacatatattaatattctaaaatatatctgaaaaacatttgttttaaattagtttATTTATAATGTTTGTGTGTACCAAATGAATAAGCTGTATAATCCTGTAAATGGTTTTAGCAAGTCCTGACAGAAATCTATAATTCACAGGAAGAATATAAAGAATCTATTTTCATCTTGCTTATTCATACTCGGTAGTTTGCATATGAACAAGAATTGCTCCAAAAGTCTCTTAGCAAAGCTTTAAAACAACTCAAAAGGTAAATGAAATTCTATGGAATCTtcaaaatctatttattttacatattaaCAGGGAAGAAATATGTTGTGTATGGGTTTCAGAATGCTTCTTGTTTCTTCATCAAAAGCTGAATTGGGTATTTATGAACTAACACATTTTTCTCCAATTTGGTGCTAAAATAAGTTTCTCCATCAAGCCAAGGCAACATGGCTATTGGCtatcttaataataatagtaataacaacagagttggaagggaccttggaggtcttctagtccaaccccctgcttaggcaggaaactttacactacttcagacagatggttatccaacatcttctttaaaacttcccgtgttggagcattcacaacttctgtatgcaagctgttccacaaattgattgttctaactgtcaggaaatttcttcttagttctaagctgcttctctccttgttcagcttccactctttgcttcttgttctaccctcattgcttcttgttctaccctcattgcttcttgttctaccctcttgTCCAAGGAAGATGGTTTGAGTGGGAAGTAGAGGCCATTACACCTGAAAGCACCAGATTGGAAGAAAGTTAACTTCTATATAACACTATATTATTTTAGAATATAATCCTGTGATTTATTACTTGAAAGTAAACCCCAATGAAACTTACATCTGAatcaaaataacattaaaaacaattttaagtccATTCTACAAAGGTTGAACTATATAAAATGCAGTTGCTTAATGCCACAATTCAAACGTTGTATATACAAGTCAAACTCATTCTTAATAGGCCAATTCAAATGAATGGAAAAGTCAAGAcatttggaataaataaatgacattttaaaatttatttttgtgaTTAAAAGCCTTTTTTGAGTATCAGCAAGAAGGGAAATACCTTTGATATTTTTAAACTGAGACATGCCTTGTTGAACATTTAATTAAGAATAGAATTCTAAAATGGGCTTTTAATTTATTTGCTCTTTACAAATGTGTTTTAACATTCACATatcattttccattttttcttagCCTGACTATTTAATAGGTAGACATTCAGGAAGTTAAAAGTTTCCTAAGTCTGTTGTAATTTGCTAAGTTCTGGCAAAATGTTTGGAATTTTGCAGCAAGTTTGTTCAGAATTCCATTTGTTTTCATCTGTTCAATGTGGCAATGCAAGtcaaaatatttcttaataggCAGATTTCAACCATCTTTTGGATTAGCTCTTCTATGAGCCTAATCTTCACCGCCCAACATCAAGGAAAAAAAGTAGTTACATTTTGAGTGACAGTCCTGAACATCTCTTAAAAACTatcaaaaaataacaaaaaaaggtaTCAAGCATTTAGGGCATTTCTCAATTTCTCTGCGGTATTTGTAAGAATCAAGAATTCCCACCTAGAATTCAGATGTAGCCTGCTGGCATTTTTGTCATATGGGGATCTTAGGAAAATATAAATTAagtttatttaatagatttaCGATTCATTAAGAAGATAACATAATTCATTTCTCCAAGAAGATTAGTATAATTAGAAAGAATGCTTTTTGCTCATGTTTTAAGATCACTGCTCACCTCTGCCAAATTAAATTTGCTTCTAAAATCTGACCTAATTTCAGGAACAGCTTCTCATTCAATGcagttaaaaataagaaaaggagaaggacatACCTATTGCCTTAGCTGTTAATTGAATATTCAGGACCTGCTTGATGTTTTATATGCTTCACTGTTGTGAAGCATTAGAAAATtgtgtggtttttttgttttttgtttttacaggGCCAGATCGTGATCCATCTTTGGAAAGAATCTGATTCCAAGAGTACAAAGTAAAATAATGGTGATGCAAAGTAGGATCCTTACTTCAAACAATTTTGTGGGATTAGCAAATCCCTGGATGGATATAGTACTGAATTATAGAACTAGAACAGGCCATTTAGATTCCTGAAAGCAATTATTAACGCTCAGTGCAGAATCCAGATTATGTTATTTGTGACAGATGGCTATTcattaaagttgaatgtgcttaaaaatggtttggaTGAAGTACTTCAGATGTTATATAAGTAGAGttcttcattcattcaatgaAGAAGTCTAACATTTCTTTAGGGTGTCCACATAAACCTGGAAAATACAACTGCTACTTAAAACAATTTTAGTTCCTCATCAAAGCTTAAGTGGTGCTTAAAGCAGCTGCAGTTGATTGTATTATCAAGCCAGACTTCTtcaaattttcttcttcttcttcttcttcttcttcttcttcttcttcttcttcttcttcttcttcttcttcttctactacttcttcttcgtcttcttcttcttcctcctcctccttgttgcATGATATAGAACAAGTCAAGGATTCTCTGTATCATCATTTTAGATTTTGTTGCCAGTTTATATTTACCTTAAAAGCTAAATGTAACAGGTTTCTTTTAGAACAAGCTAAGACTCACTGATCTTTGTCCATTGTAATGCTATGTGTGTGGCATTTCCATGTTTCTTCCATATTTTATTGATTCTCTAGGGTTATTTTTGCTTAATACTATAATCTGGAAACATAGATAATCAGAATGAGAATGGTCTTCACATAACTTATCATTAAATTATGGTTTTCAATAAATATAATAGAGAAAAGACATCATTTACAACATATGTGTATCTGTCTGTGTGGTCATATATAGAAACAGAGATACTGCAGATTTTTGCTTATCTAATAGCCTATGTGGCAATAGAGTGATCATAtcaatatttttgctgaattgaaaaggaagggagactagtatagatttatttcaaggTTATTTcttctcatcagctagtcataccatatatatatttattacacTATAATAAATGGAGCTCTTTCTGGCTCCATCATTTATTTCCATGCTCAAGATGGTTTcccaaatacaaaaacaatagcaATGTTTATATTTTGGAAAAGACTTTCTTATGGAAGAATCTTGGTTGATAATATTTGTGGAACTTTATTGGAGAACTAATGGCTGTACACACATCACTTCTAATTTGTTCACCAGAAGTGAAGGGACAGTCTAATTGTATACTTGCCAATGTTTCCAATGGCCTGACTTTGCGTATTTGTTATGGCCATGAATTAGGTGTTAAAAGAAATCATTAATTTAACCAGAGATTAAACCAATGGCCACAATGCTGGTTTCTCCTAGTGGTCCTAATGATATGAGAAATAAGAGTTTTGCAAAATTTCAAAAAGACACTTTATTTGAACGAATGTTTATGTGAAGTATTTTTCAAATCTTGCTTTAACAAACAATGTAGGCCCCTCCATTCTAACATTGAAATAAGCGGCTGAATTGATTTCCATTATGGACTTTCCAGATGTACTGATACCAGAAAAGACTTGTGCATCTGGAAaacatgaatgaaacattctaaCAGCTTTTCTAAGCGTGAAAGTATCTATGATTTGTCAAGCCTCCCACCTATACCACATTCCATTTTAAATATCATTGCtttaaatttgaaatttttacttttcctgtttttcccccaTTTTCAACGGTGCTTATAGATCAAGGATAGAAACAAAATAGTCAGTTTTGTATTTTTCAAGGATTGCAACTCATATTAGCTCTACCCAGTATGGCTCAAGGCCAGGAATCTTTTGAGAGTTATAATTAAGAACATTTCTTAAAATTTATAGGAACATTTATAAGGCATTGGATTTCCTGTCCCTTAATGTATAAATATACATGTGCATACACGAAGCAAGGCGTGTTTGGAATTGCAGCCTTCTATTTTCATTAGGCTACTAGTTCTTggtataaaaaaataatttgggcTCCAAGATTGCAATAGAGATACAGAAACTATAGCTCTTTGCTGTCATCTAGCAGTAATCCAGATTTGTACAATTCAGATATGGTAGCCTTATTTTTATAATGTGTAAGTACAGCTTTCATGGCATGATGCACATTATTAGATAAACACACACTACATTTTCCCATGTTTATTAAAATGTCCCATCCTATCCTATGGCTTTTGGAAAGGTGACTTCTATTTCTTTAGATCACAGGGCTATCTAAAATGTATCGAAGTTGCAATGAAACACTGTCTTTTCCCTATGGTTTGGCATTTATCGTTATTAGTGATATGGTTCAATGGGAAATCTCTTTAATCTTATTGTTCTTAAGTTGCTCACATGTCATTATAAGAGGAATTTGATTTAAAGCCAAGGATTACTAGGGAAGATAATTTCATACGTATGCT
This genomic stretch from Erythrolamprus reginae isolate rEryReg1 chromosome 5, rEryReg1.hap1, whole genome shotgun sequence harbors:
- the P2RY1 gene encoding P2Y purinoceptor 1, which codes for MTEAFLSVVLNLTETHALANNVTSNATNKCSLTKTGFQFYYLPAVYIVVFITGFLGNSVAIWMFVFHMKPWSGISVYMFNLALADFLYVLTLPALIFYYFNQTDWIFGDFMCKLQRFIFHVNLYGSILFLTCISVHRYSGVVHPLKSLGRLKKKNAVYISTLVWFIVVVAISPIFFFSGTGVRKVKTMACYDTTADNFLRSYFIYSMCTTIFLFCIPFILILGCYGLIVKALIYKDLDNSPLRRKSIYLVIIVLTVFAVSYLPFHVMKNLNLRARLDFQTPEMCAFNNRVYATYQVTRGLASLNSCVDPILYFLAGDTFRRKLSRATRKASRRSELNVQSKSEDMTLSILSECKQNGDTSL